One Acidimicrobiales bacterium DNA segment encodes these proteins:
- a CDS encoding CoA transferase: MPRRPLVGIRVVDLTIERGELCGRFLSDLGAEVVRVEPVGGSPSRAMAPIVGDLSLFWVYRNAGKLGVELDLGSADGRERLDELLAHSDVVVVSDEPGTQDGTGLDAADLAARHPHLIVTSITAYGRTGPYAGRDVPDAVIEATGGMAFKAGTHEGGPILPPGLIGDDTASLTATWAVLCALWQREDTGAGQLIDLSANEALAQITDWSLSNWSRSADAGTPGLEMRAGPGPVYTIIPCADGYVRLVVLSPRQWHAIRAWLGEPDYLQDPDLDNFVGRMMIADAVLNPLYCELWAQMSMLDVCEEAQRRGIVCTPILKPDEVLSNPHLESRGTFDDVVLPDGRTMKLPSGWFEFDGERVGPTGPPPAVGEHTDQVFANLGARRPAPSAPLEAAKPLAGMKVMDFGHGGVGVETGRMFGEYGADVVKIESRTYPDFIRVVLGGEMSPSFASSSRSKRSLGINAKTDRGIELLHRMARDADVIIENNSTGTMTAMGLGFDAMKAHNPDIVMMSSQLMGSRGRWADWLGYGPNTQVTGGMTHLWSYENDPAPAGSQSIFPDHFAGRTGAVGALANVLGNRRNGDGGVHVEVCQVEQVVGVMGDLLAQESLVPGSVVPRGNHSDHGTPWGLFPTSGDDSWVAICVRNDAEWVALVEVMGSPEWADASMSTTDRRARENEIEARIAEWTATMTNAEVTDACLAAGVPAGPMLTGATMSVDPHLEARGYLVHLQQPPIGGMIFEGGAFRATSIIGPDIFPAPGLGQHTREVASGWLGLPDDEIEALVAEGVLETDPPFAG; encoded by the coding sequence GTGCCGCGTCGACCACTCGTCGGAATCCGAGTCGTAGATCTGACCATCGAGCGAGGTGAGCTCTGCGGGCGTTTCCTGAGCGACCTCGGTGCCGAGGTCGTCCGCGTCGAACCCGTCGGCGGCTCGCCGTCGCGGGCGATGGCGCCGATCGTCGGTGACCTCTCGCTGTTCTGGGTCTACCGCAACGCCGGCAAGCTCGGCGTCGAGCTCGACCTCGGTTCCGCCGACGGCCGAGAGCGGCTCGACGAGTTGCTCGCCCACAGCGACGTCGTGGTCGTCTCCGACGAACCCGGTACGCAGGACGGCACCGGCCTCGATGCGGCCGACCTCGCCGCCCGCCATCCCCACCTGATCGTGACGAGCATCACGGCCTATGGCCGGACCGGTCCCTACGCCGGGCGCGATGTGCCCGACGCCGTCATCGAAGCCACGGGTGGAATGGCGTTCAAGGCCGGCACCCATGAGGGCGGACCGATCCTGCCCCCGGGACTGATCGGCGACGACACCGCCAGCCTGACTGCGACATGGGCGGTGCTGTGCGCGCTCTGGCAACGCGAAGACACCGGTGCCGGCCAACTCATCGACCTGTCGGCCAACGAGGCGCTGGCGCAGATCACCGACTGGTCCCTCTCGAACTGGAGTCGGTCCGCCGATGCCGGCACGCCCGGACTGGAGATGCGAGCCGGACCGGGGCCCGTCTACACCATCATTCCCTGCGCCGACGGCTACGTCCGCCTGGTGGTGCTCAGCCCGCGTCAGTGGCACGCGATCCGCGCCTGGTTGGGTGAGCCCGACTATCTGCAGGACCCCGATCTCGACAACTTCGTCGGGCGGATGATGATCGCCGACGCCGTGCTCAACCCGCTCTACTGCGAGCTCTGGGCGCAGATGTCGATGCTCGACGTCTGCGAGGAAGCGCAGCGTCGCGGGATCGTCTGCACACCGATTCTGAAGCCCGACGAAGTGCTGTCCAACCCGCACCTCGAGAGCCGTGGCACGTTCGACGACGTCGTCCTTCCCGACGGTCGGACCATGAAGCTCCCCTCGGGCTGGTTCGAGTTCGACGGGGAACGGGTCGGGCCCACCGGTCCACCTCCCGCGGTCGGCGAACACACCGATCAGGTCTTCGCGAACCTCGGCGCACGCCGGCCGGCGCCCTCGGCGCCGCTCGAAGCGGCGAAGCCGCTGGCGGGAATGAAGGTGATGGACTTCGGCCACGGCGGCGTGGGCGTCGAGACCGGCCGGATGTTCGGCGAGTACGGGGCCGATGTCGTGAAGATCGAGAGCCGGACGTATCCCGACTTCATCCGGGTCGTTCTCGGCGGTGAGATGTCGCCGTCGTTCGCGTCGTCGAGCCGGAGCAAGCGCTCGCTCGGCATCAACGCGAAGACCGATCGGGGGATCGAGCTGCTCCATCGGATGGCGCGCGACGCCGACGTGATCATCGAGAACAACTCCACCGGAACGATGACCGCCATGGGGCTCGGGTTCGACGCGATGAAGGCCCACAATCCCGACATCGTGATGATGTCGAGCCAGCTGATGGGGTCACGGGGCCGCTGGGCCGACTGGCTCGGTTACGGGCCGAACACGCAGGTCACCGGCGGGATGACCCATCTCTGGAGCTACGAGAACGACCCGGCTCCCGCCGGCAGCCAATCGATCTTCCCCGACCATTTCGCCGGTCGCACCGGCGCGGTCGGGGCTCTCGCCAACGTGCTCGGCAACCGCCGCAACGGTGATGGGGGAGTGCACGTCGAGGTCTGCCAGGTCGAGCAGGTCGTCGGCGTCATGGGTGATCTGCTCGCCCAGGAGTCGCTCGTCCCCGGCTCGGTCGTGCCCCGTGGCAATCACTCCGACCACGGCACCCCGTGGGGCCTCTTCCCTACCTCGGGCGACGATTCGTGGGTGGCCATCTGCGTACGCAACGACGCCGAATGGGTCGCGCTCGTCGAGGTGATGGGTTCGCCCGAGTGGGCCGATGCGTCGATGTCGACCACCGACCGTCGGGCGCGTGAGAACGAGATCGAGGCGAGGATCGCCGAATGGACGGCGACGATGACCAACGCCGAGGTGACCGACGCCTGCCTGGCCGCCGGCGTGCCGGCCGGCCCGATGCTGACCGGCGCAACCATGTCGGTCGATCCCCACCTCGAGGCGCGCGGGTATCTCGTGCATCTCCAGCAACCGCCCATCGGCGGGATGATCTTCGAGGGCGGAGCGTTCCGGGCGACGTCGATCATCGGACCCGACATCTTCCCGGCGCCGGGCCTCGGCCAGCACACCCGCGAGGTCGCGTCGGGCTGGCTCGGTCTTCCCGACGACGAGATCGAGGCCCTGGTGGCCGAGGGCGTGTTGGAGACCGACCCGCCCTTCGCCGGCTGA
- a CDS encoding LysR family transcriptional regulator gives MHASLPDLSIRQLEYLVAVADSPNWAVAADRVGVSASALSQGLAELERRVGLPLFDREGRRRVLRPTAAEVLAHARQVVALTGDLADWAERTRAGGSGRLRVGMIDAAAVGHFSTQLREFRGDHPDLELMLTVGPSGQLLDDLESARIDVAICVAPTTTRRGVETAPLLTEDIAVYSPDGSRPRRPATWGPWVVFPEGSHTRAVVVDALRELGAPIEIVAESHQPDVLRAMVGLGLGWTVLPVVQAEMGTDALSNGRVIGTRDLVVATRSGAAIDPAVQLLLTALEA, from the coding sequence GTGCACGCGTCGCTCCCCGACCTCTCGATCCGTCAGCTCGAGTATCTGGTGGCGGTGGCCGACTCCCCGAACTGGGCAGTGGCGGCCGATCGCGTCGGAGTCAGTGCTTCGGCGCTCTCACAGGGGTTGGCCGAGCTCGAACGCAGGGTCGGGCTGCCCCTCTTCGACCGGGAGGGTCGCCGCCGGGTTCTGCGCCCCACCGCCGCCGAGGTCCTGGCCCACGCGCGCCAGGTGGTGGCGCTCACGGGCGATCTGGCCGACTGGGCCGAACGCACGCGGGCCGGTGGATCGGGCCGCCTGCGCGTCGGCATGATCGATGCCGCGGCCGTCGGGCACTTCTCCACCCAGCTGCGGGAGTTCCGTGGCGATCATCCCGACCTGGAACTGATGCTCACGGTCGGCCCATCGGGACAGCTGCTCGACGACCTCGAGTCGGCACGGATCGATGTTGCGATCTGTGTCGCGCCGACGACCACACGCCGCGGCGTCGAGACCGCGCCGCTGCTCACCGAGGACATCGCCGTGTACTCACCCGACGGGAGTCGCCCTCGTCGGCCTGCGACCTGGGGACCGTGGGTCGTGTTCCCCGAGGGGTCGCACACCCGAGCCGTCGTCGTCGACGCATTGCGCGAACTCGGGGCGCCGATCGAGATCGTTGCCGAGTCGCATCAACCCGATGTGCTCCGGGCGATGGTCGGTCTCGGGCTCGGGTGGACCGTTCTTCCCGTCGTCCAGGCCGAGATGGGAACCGACGCGCTGTCGAACGGTCGGGTGATCGGCACTCGCGATCTCGTGGTGGCGACCCGCTCGGGTGCCGCGATCGACCCGGCTGTCCAACTGTTGCTCACCGCACTGGAGGCGTAG
- a CDS encoding alpha/beta hydrolase: MRARAALLVLALTATACGDDGGSPLADALDPPTSSVAERIAYGDDPVQFADLTVPSGEGPFPVVVFIHGGFWRNAYGLDLARPQAADAANRGYATWNLEYRRVGDPGGGYPGTLADVAAAVDRLAGMAEEFRLDLDRVAVVGHSAGGHLALWVGQRGALADGAVGASPAVRPSIVVGQAPVADLTGNTDLGGGAVAAFMGGSPTDIPAAYDIADPVRLLPVLVPQLLVQGRDDRIVPPDRADAYVERADSSLVELSIFDGADHFDVIDPAHESWLTVVDRFAAEWG, from the coding sequence GTGCGTGCCCGAGCCGCGTTGCTCGTCCTTGCCCTGACTGCCACAGCCTGTGGCGACGACGGAGGATCACCGCTGGCGGATGCACTCGATCCGCCGACATCGTCGGTGGCGGAGCGGATCGCCTACGGCGACGATCCCGTCCAGTTCGCCGACCTCACCGTGCCCTCTGGGGAAGGACCCTTCCCCGTGGTCGTGTTCATCCACGGCGGTTTCTGGCGCAACGCCTACGGCCTCGACCTGGCCCGACCGCAGGCGGCGGACGCGGCGAACCGCGGGTATGCGACGTGGAACCTCGAATACCGGCGGGTCGGTGACCCGGGCGGCGGCTATCCGGGGACCCTGGCCGACGTCGCCGCAGCGGTCGATCGACTTGCCGGCATGGCCGAAGAGTTCCGTCTCGACCTCGACCGGGTTGCCGTGGTCGGCCACAGCGCCGGTGGGCATCTCGCCCTCTGGGTCGGGCAACGCGGCGCACTGGCGGACGGCGCAGTGGGTGCGAGCCCCGCGGTGCGGCCGTCGATCGTGGTCGGTCAGGCCCCGGTCGCCGATCTGACGGGGAACACCGATCTCGGCGGGGGAGCGGTCGCTGCGTTCATGGGCGGTTCGCCGACCGACATCCCCGCCGCCTACGACATCGCCGATCCGGTTCGGCTGCTCCCGGTGCTCGTGCCACAGCTGCTGGTGCAGGGCCGCGACGACCGGATCGTGCCGCCCGACCGGGCCGATGCATATGTCGAGCGTGCCGATTCGTCATTGGTCGAGCTGTCGATCTTCGACGGGGCCGATCACTTCGATGTGATCGACCCCGCCCACGAGAGTTGGCTCACGGTCGTGGATCGATTCGCGGCTGAGTGGGGCTGA
- a CDS encoding inositol-3-phosphate synthase, translating into MTARDISPATGKLGVLTPGMGAVASTFIAGVLAARQSGQPPLGSVSQMAHIRLGTRDEGNNPLIKDFAPLASLDDIVFGGWDPISANALEAARTCGVLEERDLAPISSEMEGIVAMEAVFDQKWVSRLDGTRVKSETNMWDQAMALMADIESFRTENGCDRMVMVWCGSTEAFQEASAVHDSIESFEAGLKANDDNISPSQIYVYAALQSNVPFANGAPNLSTDLPCMIELAHRNGVPIAGRDFKTGQTLMKTLIAPGLKARMLGLRGWYSTNILGNRDGEVLDAPENFKTKEESKLGVLHKILEPEVYPDLYGNIDHVVRINYYPPRGDNKEGWDAIDIFGWMGYPMQIKIDFLCRDSILAAPIVLDLALFMDLAHRAGESGVQEWLSFYLKAPQSAVDGVPAEQDLFIQQTKLKNTLREWMGEPAVTHSEAG; encoded by the coding sequence ATGACTGCACGTGACATCTCCCCCGCCACCGGCAAGCTCGGTGTGCTCACCCCCGGCATGGGCGCCGTGGCCTCCACCTTCATCGCCGGGGTTCTCGCCGCCCGCCAGAGCGGCCAGCCGCCCCTGGGTTCGGTGAGCCAGATGGCGCACATCCGGCTCGGCACCCGCGACGAGGGCAACAACCCCCTGATCAAGGACTTCGCGCCGCTGGCGTCACTCGACGACATCGTCTTCGGCGGCTGGGACCCGATCTCGGCCAACGCACTCGAGGCCGCCCGCACCTGCGGGGTGCTCGAGGAACGCGATCTCGCCCCGATCTCCAGCGAGATGGAGGGCATCGTCGCCATGGAGGCCGTCTTCGACCAGAAGTGGGTGAGCCGCCTCGACGGCACCCGGGTCAAGAGCGAGACCAACATGTGGGATCAGGCCATGGCCCTGATGGCCGACATCGAGTCCTTCCGGACCGAGAACGGCTGTGACCGCATGGTCATGGTCTGGTGCGGCTCGACCGAGGCGTTCCAGGAGGCGAGTGCGGTGCACGACTCGATCGAGTCGTTCGAGGCCGGTCTCAAGGCGAACGACGACAACATCTCGCCCAGCCAGATCTACGTCTACGCCGCGCTCCAGTCGAACGTGCCCTTCGCCAACGGGGCCCCCAACCTGTCGACCGATCTGCCCTGCATGATCGAACTCGCCCATCGCAACGGCGTGCCCATCGCCGGTCGCGACTTCAAGACGGGCCAGACCCTGATGAAGACGCTCATCGCTCCCGGCCTGAAGGCCCGCATGCTCGGTCTACGCGGCTGGTACTCCACCAACATCCTCGGCAACCGCGACGGCGAGGTGCTCGACGCTCCGGAGAACTTCAAGACCAAGGAAGAGTCGAAGCTCGGCGTCCTCCACAAGATCCTCGAGCCCGAGGTGTACCCCGACCTCTACGGCAACATCGACCATGTCGTGCGGATCAACTACTACCCGCCCCGCGGCGACAACAAGGAGGGCTGGGACGCCATCGACATCTTCGGATGGATGGGCTACCCGATGCAGATCAAGATCGACTTCCTGTGCCGCGACTCGATCCTCGCCGCCCCGATCGTGCTCGATCTCGCCCTCTTCATGGACCTCGCCCACCGCGCCGGCGAGTCCGGCGTGCAGGAGTGGCTGTCGTTCTACCTGAAGGCGCCGCAGTCGGCAGTCGACGGCGTGCCGGCCGAACAGGATCTGTTCATCCAGCAGACCAAGCTGAAGAACACGCTGCGAGAGTGGATGGGCGAGCCCGCCGTGACCCACAGCGAAGCCGGCTGA
- a CDS encoding alpha/beta fold hydrolase, with amino-acid sequence MSVRVATLLVVATLLASACGDGDTSAPTLITTTTTTPVPSSTVGTSTAPVDPPVRIEQVDCPDRLDRSDGLALACGVVTVPIDRTDASAGTTRITVATLAGYDTGFDTPVAVLQGGPGGASSEMGGWFPQQPFTQVFVDQRGTGFVGPDFDCPEIVDALGRVLATDSTEGGDLAQVAYDDCARRLDDDIVLRHTDSESHAADVVDVMVGLGYGRWVVYGVSYGSTIGLEILRDETPGVVGVILDGVYPPELDTDAGIVASAERAVDQIDAACAADSACRGYLVDGSFRSTVERVMADLDRSPMIVSVTGDEIGYDSGIDVVLDGHRVAELSFLLMYNESLLRYLPAVIGGLDERDASAARWLAVTGSRLLVSSQLSNDEGTYFAVQCHDRLPFTDGPGDDALPFGAAVAAKGLDAACVGWDREAAVPAVAAPVTASIPTLLLSGSFDPITPSDYADDVAARLGSATVVEQGGRGHGIWYGSDCIAGIVQQFVSDPARVLDTSCADDPVPVEWARP; translated from the coding sequence GTGAGTGTTCGGGTCGCCACCCTCCTCGTGGTGGCGACCCTCCTCGCCTCGGCGTGCGGCGACGGCGACACGTCTGCGCCGACCCTCATCACCACCACCACGACCACCCCCGTGCCGAGTTCCACGGTGGGGACGTCGACCGCGCCGGTCGACCCGCCGGTTCGGATCGAACAGGTCGACTGTCCGGACCGGCTCGACCGATCCGACGGCCTCGCGTTGGCGTGCGGTGTCGTGACCGTCCCCATCGACCGGACCGACGCGTCGGCGGGCACGACCCGCATCACGGTCGCGACACTGGCGGGCTACGACACCGGCTTCGACACTCCTGTCGCCGTGCTGCAGGGGGGTCCGGGCGGTGCCAGCTCCGAGATGGGTGGATGGTTCCCGCAACAGCCGTTCACGCAGGTCTTCGTCGACCAGCGCGGGACCGGTTTCGTCGGCCCCGACTTCGACTGTCCCGAGATCGTCGACGCCCTGGGCCGGGTGCTCGCCACCGACTCGACCGAGGGCGGCGATCTGGCCCAGGTCGCGTACGACGACTGCGCCCGTCGACTCGACGACGACATCGTGCTGCGCCACACGGACAGCGAGTCGCACGCAGCCGATGTCGTCGACGTGATGGTGGGGCTCGGCTACGGCCGGTGGGTGGTCTACGGCGTGAGCTACGGGTCCACGATCGGTCTCGAGATCCTGCGCGACGAAACCCCGGGGGTCGTGGGGGTCATCCTCGACGGTGTGTATCCCCCCGAACTCGACACCGACGCCGGCATCGTGGCGTCCGCCGAACGAGCGGTCGACCAGATCGACGCCGCCTGCGCGGCCGATTCGGCGTGCCGGGGCTACCTGGTCGACGGCTCGTTCCGCTCCACGGTGGAACGGGTCATGGCCGACCTCGACCGCTCACCGATGATCGTCTCGGTGACCGGCGACGAGATCGGGTACGACTCCGGGATCGACGTCGTGCTCGACGGGCATCGCGTCGCTGAACTGTCGTTCCTGCTGATGTACAACGAGTCGCTGTTGCGCTACCTGCCGGCGGTCATCGGCGGGCTCGACGAGCGCGACGCCTCGGCGGCGCGATGGCTCGCCGTCACCGGGTCGCGGCTGTTGGTGTCGTCACAGTTGTCCAACGACGAAGGCACCTACTTCGCCGTGCAGTGCCACGACCGACTTCCGTTCACCGACGGGCCCGGCGACGACGCTCTACCGTTCGGCGCGGCCGTGGCGGCGAAGGGCCTCGACGCCGCGTGTGTGGGATGGGACCGCGAGGCTGCGGTGCCGGCGGTCGCCGCGCCGGTCACCGCGTCGATCCCGACGCTGCTGCTCTCCGGTTCGTTCGACCCGATCACCCCGTCGGACTACGCCGACGACGTCGCCGCCCGCCTCGGCTCGGCGACCGTGGTCGAGCAGGGAGGTCGGGGCCACGGCATCTGGTACGGGAGCGACTGCATCGCCGGGATCGTTCAACAGTTCGTGTCCGATCCGGCCCGCGTGTTGGACACGAGCTGCGCCGACGATCCCGTTCCGGTGGAATGGGCACGCCCCTGA
- a CDS encoding MaoC family dehydratase, translating to MSNAAKAFEVMKASEGKDEGHGDWFEITQDQIDQFADVTHDHQFIHIDPERAAPLFGGTIAHGFLTLSMLVHLSASIDQELPPLEGVMMGINYGFDKVRFLNPVNSGKRVRAHSVISKVELKGAAINTTRTINVEIEGVEKPALMAEWIGRIVFDS from the coding sequence ATGAGCAACGCAGCGAAGGCTTTCGAGGTCATGAAGGCCAGCGAGGGCAAGGACGAGGGTCACGGCGACTGGTTCGAGATCACCCAGGACCAGATCGACCAGTTCGCCGACGTCACCCACGACCACCAGTTCATCCACATCGACCCCGAGCGCGCCGCGCCGCTGTTCGGCGGCACGATCGCCCACGGTTTCCTCACGCTCTCGATGCTGGTCCACCTGAGCGCCTCGATCGATCAGGAGCTGCCGCCGCTCGAAGGCGTCATGATGGGTATCAACTACGGCTTCGACAAGGTGCGGTTCCTGAACCCCGTCAACTCGGGCAAGCGGGTGCGGGCCCACAGCGTGATCAGCAAGGTTGAACTCAAGGGTGCAGCCATCAACACCACCCGCACCATCAATGTCGAGATCGAAGGCGTCGAGAAGCCGGCACTCATGGCCGAGTGGATCGGCCGAATCGTGTTCGACAGCTGA
- a CDS encoding DUF6174 domain-containing protein has product MKRLIPLVLTIALVAAACGDDSSSTDAGGPGDGGSATTTTVATTTTLDPDTPAGALAAARERWAENGLASYRLATTEICFCPETGWVNTIVDGVVVTHEPADDESFFDPGPRSMETLFDEIAAVIDAGYETLDVEYHPETGAVISYYVDVDAMMADEEHGVRVTSLTPYDPEAPAVTVEAAALIDDYGCGYGFAKGNPEQTLGLIIYFEGEYVPGGPDVTTPIELPSDDWYAAVQTGSDLFANWCDDVIEIDEPTPIVDETWEVAGGTLTVTPPTPADCAGDVVTATLVGAVAESADGTQIPLDDIALTNTGWGCFAG; this is encoded by the coding sequence ATGAAACGACTCATCCCCCTGGTACTCACGATCGCTCTCGTCGCCGCGGCATGCGGTGACGACAGCAGCTCGACCGACGCCGGCGGTCCCGGCGACGGCGGCTCCGCCACCACGACCACCGTGGCGACGACCACGACCCTCGATCCCGACACCCCGGCGGGGGCACTGGCTGCGGCCCGCGAGCGCTGGGCCGAGAACGGCCTCGCCTCCTACCGGTTGGCGACCACCGAGATCTGCTTCTGTCCCGAGACCGGATGGGTCAACACGATCGTCGACGGGGTGGTCGTGACCCACGAGCCTGCGGACGACGAATCGTTCTTCGATCCGGGCCCGCGATCGATGGAAACCCTGTTCGACGAGATCGCCGCGGTGATCGATGCCGGCTACGAAACCCTCGATGTCGAGTACCACCCCGAGACCGGTGCGGTGATCAGCTACTACGTCGATGTCGACGCCATGATGGCCGACGAGGAACACGGCGTGCGGGTGACCTCGCTGACGCCCTACGACCCCGAGGCTCCGGCCGTCACCGTCGAGGCCGCCGCGCTGATCGACGACTACGGCTGCGGCTACGGCTTCGCCAAGGGCAACCCCGAGCAGACGCTCGGCCTCATCATCTATTTCGAGGGCGAGTACGTGCCCGGGGGCCCCGATGTGACGACACCAATCGAGCTGCCCTCCGACGACTGGTACGCAGCCGTCCAGACCGGCAGTGACCTGTTTGCCAACTGGTGCGACGACGTCATCGAGATCGACGAGCCGACCCCGATCGTCGACGAGACATGGGAGGTTGCCGGCGGCACGCTCACCGTCACACCCCCGACCCCCGCGGACTGCGCAGGCGACGTCGTCACCGCGACGCTGGTGGGTGCCGTCGCCGAATCGGCGGATGGCACGCAGATCCCCCTCGACGACATCGCGCTGACCAACACCGGCTGGGGCTGTTTCGCCGGATGA
- a CDS encoding S-layer homology domain-containing protein yields the protein MLRRFACLLAVVAAATATGAVPAGAVAGFRDVAAGDYWARPVQWMVDNGITTGTAEGCFSPRAPVTRGQAAAFMWRMEGEPSPDGSHGFADVAASWQNDAVAWMVDNGITTGTSPSRYSPDASLTRGQLAALLHRLAGEPSAAGHPFRDVTAAWQQTPVAWMIDEGITTGTSPTTFSPDDVVSRGQLATFFYRYKGSPSVVVSPLSPACTGLPPVDTPTIPVVSGSVDCTATTSDPWAEVWFDLHYSDRAASCDRPDFEASGATRIVDRNHPNASDANAGTASAPWRTIVHAAEAARSGEVVLVKAGTYDDGRIEPRTSNVIFSAFPGDEHEVVIEGFGIRAVGASDLIIHGFAFRNIANNAIQVVGPDVRNVVIADNDTYETEESGVSVRGVFPAQDPGNFDGIRDILIIGNRLRRGALRTSEVLSIGSGVVNIDIVANELAEGGPVRNGGDEGIALKEGVRYARIYGNVVHHLADRGIHIDGGSASWDALITGIEIFDNILYANENQGLWVTTEGMGDVDGVYIHDNVAYDNATYGFLVYDHPHGNEAGGTVKNVVFEHNVAYGNGDDPWFGGFRVDHPTATGIVFRDNISWGNNGTDMRGEPGTVFDNNLCADPVCEIRSNPRFVDAPSDFRLAVGSPARGAATDGSDLGLR from the coding sequence GTGTTGAGACGTTTCGCCTGCCTTCTCGCGGTCGTCGCCGCGGCGACGGCGACGGGCGCGGTTCCCGCCGGTGCCGTCGCCGGTTTCCGCGACGTCGCCGCCGGCGACTATTGGGCGCGGCCCGTCCAGTGGATGGTCGACAACGGCATCACGACCGGCACCGCGGAAGGCTGCTTCTCCCCGAGAGCGCCGGTGACCCGCGGGCAGGCCGCCGCCTTCATGTGGCGGATGGAGGGAGAGCCGTCGCCCGATGGCTCCCATGGTTTCGCAGACGTCGCGGCCTCGTGGCAGAACGACGCCGTCGCATGGATGGTCGACAACGGCATCACGACGGGCACGTCGCCCTCGCGCTACTCGCCCGACGCATCGTTGACCCGGGGCCAACTCGCAGCGTTGCTCCACCGCCTCGCCGGTGAACCGTCGGCGGCGGGCCATCCGTTCCGCGACGTCACCGCTGCGTGGCAGCAGACCCCGGTGGCGTGGATGATCGACGAGGGGATCACGACCGGAACATCGCCGACGACCTTCTCTCCCGACGACGTGGTCTCCCGGGGCCAGCTCGCCACCTTCTTCTACCGCTACAAGGGCTCGCCATCGGTCGTGGTGTCGCCCTTGTCGCCGGCCTGCACGGGACTTCCGCCGGTCGACACGCCGACCATCCCCGTCGTGTCGGGGTCGGTCGATTGCACGGCCACCACGTCCGATCCCTGGGCCGAGGTGTGGTTCGACCTGCACTACAGCGACCGCGCGGCGAGCTGTGACCGCCCCGACTTCGAGGCTTCCGGTGCCACTCGCATCGTCGATCGCAACCACCCGAACGCCAGTGACGCCAACGCGGGCACGGCATCGGCGCCGTGGAGGACGATCGTCCACGCGGCGGAGGCGGCGAGGTCGGGTGAGGTGGTTCTCGTCAAGGCGGGAACCTACGACGACGGACGGATCGAGCCTCGCACCAGCAACGTGATCTTCTCCGCGTTCCCCGGTGACGAGCACGAGGTCGTCATCGAGGGATTCGGCATCCGTGCCGTCGGCGCATCGGATCTCATCATCCACGGCTTCGCCTTCCGCAACATCGCCAACAACGCCATCCAGGTCGTCGGCCCCGATGTCCGCAACGTGGTCATCGCCGACAACGACACGTACGAGACCGAGGAATCCGGTGTGAGCGTTCGTGGCGTCTTCCCCGCACAGGACCCGGGCAACTTCGATGGCATACGAGACATCCTGATCATCGGAAATCGTCTGCGCCGAGGTGCGCTGCGCACCAGTGAGGTGCTCTCGATCGGCAGCGGCGTCGTCAACATCGACATCGTCGCGAACGAGCTGGCCGAGGGTGGGCCGGTCAGGAACGGTGGCGACGAGGGCATCGCCCTGAAGGAGGGGGTGCGCTACGCACGCATCTACGGCAATGTCGTCCACCATCTCGCCGATCGCGGCATTCACATCGACGGCGGCTCCGCGAGCTGGGACGCGCTGATCACCGGCATCGAGATCTTCGACAACATCCTCTACGCCAACGAGAACCAGGGTCTCTGGGTGACCACCGAGGGCATGGGCGATGTCGACGGCGTCTACATCCACGACAACGTGGCCTACGACAACGCGACCTACGGGTTCCTCGTCTACGACCATCCGCACGGCAACGAAGCGGGCGGCACCGTGAAGAACGTCGTGTTCGAGCACAATGTCGCATACGGCAACGGCGACGACCCCTGGTTCGGGGGCTTCCGGGTCGACCATCCGACCGCCACCGGCATCGTGTTTCGCGACAACATCTCCTGGGGCAACAACGGGACCGACATGCGAGGCGAGCCCGGAACCGTGTTCGACAACAACCTGTGCGCCGACCCGGTGTGCGAGATCCGAAGCAACCCCCGGTTCGTCGATGCTCCGTCGGACTTCCGTCTGGCTGTCGGTTCCCCGGCGCGTGGGGCGGCCACGGATGGTTCGGATCTCGGACTCCGCTGA